Proteins found in one Cryptococcus neoformans var. grubii H99 chromosome 14, complete sequence genomic segment:
- a CDS encoding large subunit ribosomal protein L19: protein MARPLRPLTRALSLRHFSSAPAPASSYPFNPSAIPRPSTTPLPPPPALLHPKNGWSLITHLNNAAPPSPWAHLFARRSKDRLPAGSVLTVLTYTDAAKKSVSPFSGVLMGTKRRGVDTSFRLRNIVNKAGVEMTFKLNSPMIKEIRVVKRAERAKGQLKDLKRAKVNYLRDRPAVMAAIARALKTAKQNEAAAAES from the exons ATGGCCCGCCCCCTCCGCCCGCTCACACGCGCGCTCTCTCTCAGACACTTTTCAtccgcccccgcccccgcctCCT CCTACCCATTCAACCCCTCCGCCATCCCCCGCCCGTCCACGacccccctccccccccctcCCGCCCTCCTGCATCCCAAAAACGGATGGTCGCTCATCACCCACCTCAATAACGCCgcccccccctccccctgGGCACACCTCTTCGCCCGTCGGAGCAAAGACCGTCTGCCCGCCGGCTCCGTCCTCACCGTCCTCACCTACACCGACGCcgcgaagaagagcgtcTCCCCCTTCAGCGGCGTCCTCATGGGCACCAAGCGCCGCGGCGTCGATACCTCCTTCCGCCTGAGGAATATCGTCAACAAGGCCGGCGTCGAGATGACGTTCAAGCTGAATTCACCGATGATCAAGGAGATACGGGTCGTCAAGCGCGCCGAAAGGGCCAAGGGCCAGCTCAAGGATTTGAAGAGGGCAAAGGTCAACTATCTGAGGGACAGACCTGCCGTTATGGCCGCTATTGCCAGGGCTTTGAAGACGGCCAAGCAGAAcgaagctgctgctgccgagTCATGA
- a CDS encoding ubiquinol-cytochrome c reductase subunit 9, which produces MPGFQDVIYNTFFRRNSVFVATTFITAFTFSMGFDLATTAFWDSHNRGKQWKDIRHKYLEAAGDDE; this is translated from the exons ATGCCCGGATTCCAGGAC GTCATCTACAacaccttcttccgacgAAACTCTGTCTTCGTCGCCACCACCTTCATTACCgccttcaccttctccatgGGCTTCGACCTCGCCACCACTGCCTTCTGGGACTCCCACAACCGAGGA AAGCAATGGAAGGACATCCGACACAAGTACCTCGAGGCTGCTGGCGACGACGAATAG
- a CDS encoding protein phosphatase 2 (formerly 2A), regulatory subunit B': MKGLKKAMNLSRTKSSEKSKSPNPPAHKQSAVSSGPSSPSVNSPNRQAPDAPALQGGAPITPRRSPINDKTSPAPPLVVISGAPQAPPINTEMPSDPIPHSPHGRYGSPERSLGADGQPTPPKVGPMNRLRGPKDTIPAVGKTPRKQRSSRFYVTEKVEIEKLPNFADVRPEQRNELFVQKLQQCRVLFDFNDASSDLEGKQIKSQTLHEMLEYITSQRGVITESIYPEVVSMFATNLFRSIPPQVNPTGDAFDPEEDEPVLELAWPHLQIVYEFFLRFVESPDFNTNIGKRYIDQSFVLQLLELFDSEDPRERDFLKTTLHRIYGKFLNLRAFIRRSISHVFFQFVYETERHNGIAELLEILGSIINGFALPLKEEHKTFLTRALIPLHKAKSLALYHPQLAYCVVQFLEKDPALTEEVVLGLLRYWPKVNSPKEVMFLNEVEEILDVIEHNEFIKIMQPLFVQLARCINSAHFQVAERALYYWNNEYIVNLMGEHISIILPIVFPALYQNSKTHWNRTIHGMVYNALKLFMEINQEVFEECQNNYRAQRKAESDRAIERYDEWLQLREQAIQNWETSHPSSPLPERLQEPPPPRPEPYEDEPMMDVSVDMTANGFDPSESFTLDRSIGEEMVPVADPGVDKAPSLSPTSPTQLLGQQGQAPSSPTPSGGGGTAPHLRRKSVLPIDAGVMRDLQNHRSLENEANPEP; encoded by the exons ATGAAGGGACTCAAAAAGGCAATG AATCTCTCCCGCACAAAGTCTAGCGAAAAATCAAAGTCCCCCAACCCTCCTGCCCATAAACAATCGGCCGTATCCTCAGGCccctcatccccttctGTCAACTCTCCCAACCGCCAAGCTCCCGATGCCCCCGCTCTCCAGGGCGGCGCGCCCATCACTCCGCGCCGTTCACCCATAAACGATAAAACCTCTCCAGCTCCCCCGCTTGTGGTGATCTCGGGTGCACCCCAAGCGCCTCCCATCAACACCGAAATGCCTTCGGATCCCATTCCTCACAGCCCGCATGGAAGATATGGTTCTCCCGAAAGATCACTTGGCGCGGATGGACAGCCGACGCCCCCTAAAGTCGGACCGATGAACAGGTTGAGAGGACCAAAGGATACGATTCCGGCTGTGGGCAAGACGCCGCGAAAGCAGAGAAGTAGCAGGTTCTACGTGACGGAAAAGGTCGAGATTGAAAAACTGCCCAACTTTGCGG ATGTGAGGCCCGAGCAAAGGAATGAACTGTTTGTCCAAAAACTGCAACAATGTCGAGTTCTTTTCGATTTCAACGATGCCAGTAGTGATCTAGAGGGTAAACAAATCAAGTCACAGACGCTTCACGAGATGCTCGAATACATTACGAGTCAAAGAGGCGTCATCACGGAAAGCATCTACCCTGAAGTGGTTAGCATG TTTGCAACAAACTTGTTTAGATCCATTCCGCCTCAAGTCAACCCGACAGGCGACGCTTTTGATCCGGAGGAAGACGAGCCTGTCCTTGAACTTGCCTGGCCCCATCTTCAAATCGTTTACGAATTCTTCCTCCGATTCGTCGAGAGTCCCGACTTCAACACTAACATTGGTAAACGCTACATCGACCAGTCCTTTGTTCTCCAGCTTCTCGAGTTGTTTGACAGTGAAGATCCTCGCGAGCGTGATTTCCTCAAAACAACGCTTCACCGAATCTATGGTAAATTCCTGAATCTACGAGCATTCATCCGCCGCTCGATAAGCCATGTCTTTTTCCAGTTTGTTTACGAAACGGAACGACATAACGGTATTGCCGAGCTGCTCGAAATCCTCGGCTCGATCATCAACGGTTTCGCTCTCCCGCTTAAAGAGGAACACAAGACCTTTCTTACTCGCGCTCTCATTCCCTTGCACAAGGCTAAATCCCTCGCACTCTATCACCCCCAACTCGCATACTGTGTCGTCCAGTTCCTCGAAAAGGATCCTGCTCTCACAGAAGAAGTCGTGTTGGGTCTGCTGAGGTACTGGCCCAAGGTTAATTCTCCAAAGGAAGTCATGTTCTTGAatgaggtggaggagattTTGGATGTGATTGAGCATAATGAGTTTATCAAGATTATGCAGCCGCTGTTTGTGCAGCTGGCGAGGTGTATCAATAGCGCGCACTTCCAG GTGGCGGAACGCGCATTGTACTACTGGAACAATGAGTACATTGTCAACCTCATGGGCGAACATATCAGTATCATCCTCCCCATCGTTTTCCCCGCATTGTATCAAAACTCGAAAACCCATTGGAATAGGACGATCCATGGCATGGTGTATAATGCGCTCAAGCTGTTTATGGAGATTAATCAGGAAGTGTTTGAAGAGTGTCAGAATAATTATAGAGCGCAACGTAAAGC TGAATCAGATCGTGCTATTGAGCGATATGACGAATGGCTGCAACTTCGCGAGCAAGCGATCCAAAACTGGGAAACCTCCCACCCATCTTCACCGCTTCCCGAACGCTTACAAGAACCCCCACCACCCCGCCCTGAACCATACGAGGACGAACCGATGATGGACGTTTCTGTCGACATGACTGCAAATGGGTTTGATCCAAGTGAAAGTTTCACGTTGGATAGGTCGATcggggaggagatggtgcCTGTGGCGGATCCGGGAGTTGATAAAGCTCCGTCTTTGAGC CCAACCTCGCCAACGCAACTCTTGGGACAACAAGGACAGGCGCCTTCAAGTCCCACCCCGAGCGGCGGTGGAGGGACTGCCCCTCATTTGAGGAGAAAATCAGTGTTGCCCATTGATGCCGGTGTAATGCGAGATCTCCAG AATCATCGAAGTCTGGAAAACGAAGCAAATCCCGAACCTTAG
- a CDS encoding NADH-ubiquinone oxidoreductase 49 kDa subunit, mitochondrial, which produces MLRNLRPLLRTAPARSRSVFRPLSTTSKAFATAEPSPVRAHSVEELHALTAEEILKEGGVRKEAEMRHFTVNFGPQHPAAHGVLRLILELNGEEILRADPHIGLLHRGTEKLIEYKNYTQALPYFDRLDYVSMMTNELSYSIAVERLLNIEVPERAKWIRTLFGEITRVLNHLMAVLTHAMDVGALTPFLWGFEEREKLMEFYERVSGARMHAAYVRPGGVAFDLPHGLLDDIFKWATQFSSRVDEVEEVVTGNRIWKQRTIGIGPVTAQQALDYSFSGVMLRGSGIPWDIRKVAPYDAYDKVEFDVPVGKNGDCYDRYLCRVQEFRESLRIIGQCLNKIPDGAYKVDDHKIVPPPRASMKESMESLIHHFKIFSEGYSVPPGETYAAIEAPKGEMGVYLVSDGSNRPYKCKIRAPGFAHLAGADFMMRHHFLPDAVAIIGTMDLVFGEVDR; this is translated from the exons ATGCTTAGAAACCTCCGGCCTCTCTTGCGCACCGCCCCAGCCCGATCTCGATCAGTCTTCAGGCCGCTTTCCACCACATCAAAAGCGTTTGCCACGGCTGAGCCCTCACCCGTCCGGGCGCACTCTGTAGAGGA GCTCCATGCTTTAACTGCCGAAGAGAttttgaaggaaggaggagtgAGAAAAGAGGCGGAAATGAGACACTTTACAG TCAACTTTGGTCCCCAACATCCTGCTGCGCACGGTGTGCTTCGACTTATCCTCGAACTTAACGGTGAA GAAATCCTTCGTGCCGACCCACACATTGGACTTCTCCATCGAGGTACTGAAAAGCTCATTGAGTACAAAAACTATACACAGGCTTTGCCCTACTTTGACCGACTTGACTATGTTTCTATGA TGACCAACGAGTTATCTTACTCTATTGCTGTCGAGAGATTGCTCAATATTGAGGTGCCGGAGCGAGCCAAGTGGATTAGAACATTGTTTGGAGAAATCACCCGTGTTCTCAACCATCTTATGGCTGTCCTCAC CCACGCGATGGATGTTGGTGCTCTTACTCCCTTTTTGTGGGGTTTCGAAGAGCGTGAAAAGCTCATGGAATTTTACGAACGAGTATCTGGAGCTCGTATGCACGCGGCCTACGTTCGGCCTGGTGGCGTCGCGTTCGACCTTCCGCACGGTTTGCTCGACGATATCTTCAAGTGGGCTACACAATTCTCCTCTCGAGTagatgaggttgaggaggttgTTACTGGAAACCGAATTTGGAAGCAGAGAACGATTGGTATTGGACCTGTGACTGCTCAACAAGCGTTGGACTACAGTTTCTCCGGTGTTATGCTTAGAGGTAGTGGTATTCCTTGGGATATCCGAAAGGTGGCTCCATATGATGCGTACGACAAGGTGGAGTTTGACGTTCCTGTTGGCAAGAACGGTGACTGTT ATGACCGATACCTATGTCGAGTGCAAGAATTCCGAGAGTCCCTTCGAATCATTGGACAATGTCTTAACAAGATCCCCGACGGTGCTTACAAGGTTGACGACCACAAGATTGTCCCTCCCCCTCGAGCTTCCATGAAGGAAAGCATGGAGAGTCTTATCCACCATTTCAAA ATCTTTTCTGAAGGTTACTCTGTCCCTCCCGGAGAAACATACGCCGCTATCGAAGCCCCCAAGGGTGAGATGGGTGTCTACCTTGTTTCTGACGGTTCCAACCGCCCTTACAAGTGCAAGATCCGAGCACCTGGTTTCGCCCACTTGGCCGGAGCGGACTTTATGATGAGGCACCACTTCTTGCCAGATGCGGTCGCTATCATTGGTACTATGGATTTGGTGTTCGGGGAGGTTGACAGGTAG
- a CDS encoding endoribonuclease YSH1, with protein MIPRRRHFKPAPQPTVQVLQPPDEDAPSLTITMLGAGQEVGRSCCVIEHRGKKIVCDAGLHPAQPGIGALPFIDELDWSTVDAMLITHFHVDHAAALPYIMEKTNFKDGNGKVYMTHATKAIYGLTMMDTVRLNDQNPDTSGRLYDEADVQSSWQSTIAVDYHQDIVIAGGLRFTPYHAGHVLGASMFLIEIAGLMILYTGDYSREEDRHLVMAEIPPVKPDVMICESTFGVHTLPDRKEKEEQFTTLVANIVRRGGRCLMPIPSFGNGQELALLLDEYWHDHPELQNIPVYFASSLFQRGMRVYKTYVHTMNANIRSRFARRDNPFDFRFVKWLKDPQKLRENKGPCVIMSSPQFMSFGLSRDLLEEWAPDSKNGVIVTGYSIEGTMARTLLSEPDHIESLKGGNIPRRLTVKEISFGAHVDYAQNSKFIQEIGAQHVVLVHGEASQMGRLRAALRDTYAAKGQEINIHTPKNCEPLTLTFRQERMVKAIGSLAATRPEHGTSVKGLLVSKDFSYTLLSPADLHDFTGLSTSTIIQKQGVAISVDWAVVRWYLEGMYGEVEEGVVEEEKAAFTIMNGVQVVRISPTAVELRWKSSSSNDMIADSALALLLGIDGSPATAKLTASPNKHACNHSHSHSDLQPHTYPGDKSAKEVASNPEFERLRMFLEAHFGHVEGPNLRPPLPRGADGDGNDDQDGDDWLTMDVKLDNHTARIDLISMRVDSESIELQKRVETVVEMALTTVKSLSQTFLGGGLDVDMVEKVEPSESDS; from the exons ATGATCCCGAGACGCCGCCACTTCAAGCCGGCTCCCCAGCCAACAGTACAAGTTCTCCAACCTCCGGACGAAGATGCCCCCTCACTCACAATCACCATGCTCGGCGCAGGCCAGGAAGTGGGCAGGTCCTGTTGTGTCATAGAGCacagaggaaagaagattgtaTGTGATGCCGGCCTGCACCCAGCACAACCTGGTATAGGAGCTCTGCCATTCATCGATGAACTTGATTGGTCCACTGTGGATGCGATGTTGATCACTCA TTTCCATGTAGATCATGCAGCCGCTTTGCCTTATATCATGGAGAAG ACCAATTTCAAAGACGGTAACGGCAAGGTGTACATGACGCACGCTACAAAAGCTATCTATGGATTGACCATGATGGACACTGTGCGACTAAA CGACCAAAATCCAGACACTTCCGGTCGTCTATACGACGAGGCCGACGTCCAATCATCCTGGCAATCCACCATAGCAGTCGACTATCATCAAGATATCGTTATCGCCGGCGGTCTGAGATTTACCCCCTACCATGCTGGCCATGTCCTTGGAGCGTCCATGTTCCTCATCGAGATTGCTGGGTTGATGATCTTGTACACAGGAGACTATTCACGGGAGGAGGACAGGCATCTGGTGATGGCGGAGATTCCACCCGTGAAACCTGATGTGATGATTTGCGAGAGTACATTTGGCGTGCATACATTACCAgacaggaaggagaaggaggagcaatTTACAA CGTTGGTCGCCAACATTGTCCGAAGAGGCGGCCGATGCCTTATgcccatcccttccttcgGAAATGGCCAAGAACtcgcccttctcctcgacgAATACTGGCATGACCATCCCGAACTTCAGAACATCCCTGTCTACTTTGcatcctccctcttccaacgCGGTATGCGTGTCTACAAAACCTACGTCCACACTATGAACGCCAATATCCGATCGCGGTTCGCCAGGAGAGATAACCCCTTTGACTTTAGATTTGTCAAGTGGCTGAAAGATCCTCAGAAGCTTAGGGAGAATAAGGGTCCTTGTGTGATCATGTCTTCACCTCAGTTTATGAGTTTTGGACTCAGTCGTGATCTGTTGGAAGAGTGGGCGCCGGATTCCAAGAACGGGGTGATTGTCACTGGGTACTCCATCGAGGGTACTATGGCCAGG ACTCTCTTGAGCGAACCAGACCACATCGAATCCCTCAAAGGAGGTAACATCCCCCGCCGCTTAACAGTTAAAGAAATCTCTTTCGGCGCTCACGTCGATTATGCCCAAAATTCAAAATTCATCCAAGAAATCGGTGCTCAGCATGTTGTCCTCGTGCATGGAGAGGCTTCGCAGATGGGAAGATTGAGAGCGGCGTTGAGAGATACGTATGCAGCAAAGGGACAAGAGATTAATATCCATACGCCAAAAAATTGCGAACCTCTGACTCTTACTTTTAGACAAGAGCGGATGGTCAAA GCTATTGGCTCCTTAGCAGCGACTCGCCCTGAACACGGTACTTCTGTCAAAGGTCtcctcgtctccaaggATTTTTCCTacactctcctctctccgGCCGATTTACATGATTTCACTGGTCTTTCAACGAGCACGATCATCCAAAAACAGGGAGTGGCAATAAGTGTGGATTGGGCGGTGGTGAGGTGGTATCTGGAGGGGATGTATGGGGAAGTAGAGGAAGGTGtcgtggaggaggagaaagctGCTTTTACA ATTATGAACGGAGTTCAAGTGGTGCGGATATCTCCAACCGCCGTAGAACTACGATGGAAGTCAAGTTCAAGTAACGATATGATTGCCGATTCGGCTTTGGCTTTGTTGTTGGGTATAGATGGGAGCCCTGCTACAGCTAAGC TCACCGCATCACCAAACAAACACGCTTGCAACCATTCCCATTCTCATTCCGACCTGCAACCCCATACCTACCCGGGCGACAAATCCGCCAAAGAAGTAGCTTCCAACCCCGAATTTGAGAGATTACGCATGTTCCTTGAAGCGCATTTCGGGCATGTAGAGGGACCGAATTTGAGACCACCCCTTCCTCGGGGAGcggatggggatggaaaTGATGATCAGGATGGTGACGATTGGTTGACTATGGACGTGAAGCTTGATAATCACACAGCACGGATAGATCTGATTTCCATG CGAGTGGACTCTGAATCAATTGAGCTTCAGAAACGTGTGGAAAcagtggtggagatggcgTTGACAACTGTCAAGTCTCTGTCACAAACTTTTTTGGGAGGGGGGTTGGACGTCGATatggtggagaaggtaGAGCCTAGCGAGAGCGATAGTTGA
- a CDS encoding ATP-dependent rRNA helicase SPB4, producing the protein MDAPVPAAPAFGGSWTKLNPPLSPWIMDVINTMGFKNMTPVQAGTIPRAVKNQDCVVEAVTGSGKTLAFTIPVLERLSRREEPYKKGEIAAIVVAPTRELATQIHAVFDHFLSSLIPPESEDETGDVEAYAPPVASSSRSPSPQIPDRPLFPFPMLVTSGTPTPYETFQSTHPSILIGTPGRLAAFLLNPRGLAIVRVSELDVLVLDEADRLLSSPDHRRDVERIMRHLPKQRRTHLFSATMTDAVEEMIGLGLRNPVRIVVNLKDKRKNGEEPRERRTPMALQNTYLVCRHAEKTLQLIRLLLSESTKHERSKFIVYFSTCAAVDYFYRILSRLLPLSKFHLTSFHGELPPKIRETALSTFTSHPSSHLSPAVLLCTDVAARGVDFPDIDVVVQYDAPTDPKTFSHRAGRTARAGRRGKAVVLLGKGREEDYVDFLNIRKIPLTKQPYINASLEEVDTPQTLDPEATTLLHSIRQIILTDRELSDKAAKSFVSAFRAYSKHEASFIFRTSDFDFNSQAISFGLLRLPAMPEIKDWKKKKEAERQRLEKIKSEGGEVEEREVIEWEDADVNWDTFAYASKQREASRLAALAQRADNQSSNDAARAEARVKRKIKAEMREAWSEQKERKMRKEERREKKDAKKKYEWELEQANGEEDRQSDLVNIAKAQAERKKRKEREEKGWDEEMGKEYKSLKREIKEEKSVNKSSKGGAGGGGIGGGMFDDLE; encoded by the exons ATGGACGCTCCAGTACCAGCAGCACCAGCATTCGGCGGATCATGGACAAAGCTCAATCCCCCACTTTCTCCATGGAT CATGGATGTCATCAACACCATGGGCTTCAAGAATATGACTCCTGTTCAAGCAGGTACTATTCCGAGAGCGGTGAAGAATCAGGACTGTGTAGTGGAGGCTGTTACTGGCTCTGGTAAAACTTTGGCATTCACGATCCCCGTCTTGGAACGATTGTCAAGACGAGAAGAACCGTATAAGAAGGGCGAGATTGCCGCCATAGTTGTTGCGCCTACACG GGAACTGGCCACTCAAATACATGCCGTCTTCGACCACTTCCTGTcatctctcatccctcCGGAAAGTGAAGACGAGACTGGCGATGTTGAAGCTTATGCTCCACCTGttgcatcttcatcacgttcaccatctcctcaaatcCCTGACAGACCTCTGTTCCCTTTCCCTATGCTTGTAACCTCGGGAACTCCCACTCCCTATGAGACTTTTCAGTCCACCCATCCATCGATTCTTATCGGTACCCCAGGACGTCTCGCCGCATTTCTCCTCAATCCTCGCGGCCTGGCTATAGTCCGAGTATCAGAATTGGATGTTCTTGTCCTCGACGAAGCTGACAGGCTGTTATCAAGCCCTGATCACAGGAGAGATGTTGAGAGAATTATGCGTCATCTACCCAAGCAGCGCCGAACCCATTTGTTTTCAGCTACCATGACCGATgcggtggaggagatgataGGGTTGGGCCTTCGTAATCCGGTCAGAATTGTTGTCAACCTGAAGGataagaggaagaatggcgAAGAGCCCAGAGAACGAAGGACTCCTATGGC TCTCCAGAATACATACCTAGTCTGCCGGCACGCCGAAAAAACTCTACAGCTTatccgcctcctcctctccgaATCCACGAAACACGAAAGATCCAAATTCATAGTCTACTTCTCCACTTGCGCTGCTGTCGATTACTTTTATCGCATTCTTTCCCGACTCCTACCGCTCTCAAAATTCCATCTGACTTCTTTCCACGGTGAACTGCCGCCAAAGATCCGAGAGACTGCGCTTTCAACATTCACATCGCATCCCTCATCCCATTTATCCCCGGCAGTCCTGTTATGTACGGACGTAGCGGCAAGAGGCGTGGATTTCCCGGATATAGATGTTGTAGTGCAGTATGATGCGCCTACGGACCCCAAAACGTTTAGCCATCGAGCTGGAAGGACGGCTAGAGccggaagacgaggaaagGCGGTCGTTCTATTAGGTAAAGGTCGTGAAGAGGATTATGTCG ATTTCCTGAACATTCGTAAAATTCCCTTGACCAAACAACCATATATCAACGCTTCTCTAGAAGAAGTTGACACTCCCCAAACCCTCGATCCTGAAGCCacgactcttcttcattcgaTCCGTCAAATCATCCTCACCGACCGTGAGCTCTCTGACAAGGCTGCAAAGTCATTCGTCTCGGCATTCAGGGCATACTCGAAACATGAAGcgtctttcatcttccggACTTCAGACTTTGATTTCAACTCTCAAGCGATTAGCTTTGGGTTACTGAGATTACCAGCGATGCCGGAGATCAAAGattggaaaaagaagaaggaggcagaGAGACAgagattggagaagattaAGAGCGAGGGTGGGGAAGtagaggaaagggaagtcATCGAGTGGGAGGATGCTGATGTAAAC TGGGATACTTTCGCCTACGCATCAAAACAACGCGAAGCTTCTCGTCTTGCCGCTCTCGCGCAAAGAGCTGACAATCAATCATCCAATGATGCGGCTAGAGCCGAAGCCCGAGTCAAACGAAAGATAAAAGCAGAAATGCGAGAAGCATGGTCCGAACAAAAAGAACGGAAAatgagaaaggaagaaaggagggagaagaaggatgcaaagaaaaaatatGAATGGGAGTTGGAGCAGGCAAATGGTGAGGAGGATCGACAGAGTGATTTGGTGAATATCGCCAAAGCGCAAgcagaaaggaagaagaggaaagaaagggaagaaaagggctgggatgaagagatgggaaaAGAGTATAAGAGTCTGAAGCGAGAGatcaaggaggaaaagtcTGTCAACAAGTCGAGTAAGGGCGGagctggtggaggaggtatAGGTGGTGGTATGTTTGATGATCTCGAGTAA